The Streptomyces asiaticus genome contains a region encoding:
- a CDS encoding nucleotidyltransferase domain-containing protein encodes MDDMPHEHTPLTRWDPASLAEVADRFCDLKTPWWVAGGFAIELAVGHRIRDHGDIDVLLLRRDQLAVQQALPDWKWWAVDPPGSLRPWASGEALPESVHDIWCQPAPGEPWRIQIMLDEAHDQEWVSRRDPRVRRPIDTLGLISADGIPYLAPEVQLFYKAKEPRPKDEADLNAALPTLTDNQRHWFVHAITQAYGPHPWADRLLR; translated from the coding sequence ATGGACGACATGCCCCACGAGCACACCCCCTTGACCAGATGGGATCCCGCGTCCCTTGCCGAAGTCGCTGACCGGTTCTGTGACCTGAAGACCCCCTGGTGGGTGGCGGGTGGCTTCGCCATTGAACTCGCAGTGGGCCACCGCATCCGAGATCACGGCGACATTGACGTCCTGCTACTGCGGCGCGACCAGCTCGCCGTCCAACAGGCTCTGCCGGACTGGAAGTGGTGGGCCGTCGATCCACCGGGGAGCCTGCGCCCGTGGGCATCCGGCGAGGCTCTTCCTGAGAGCGTTCATGACATCTGGTGCCAGCCAGCGCCAGGCGAACCCTGGCGCATCCAGATCATGCTCGACGAAGCCCATGACCAGGAGTGGGTGTCACGCCGTGATCCGCGAGTACGTCGTCCAATCGACACGCTCGGCCTGATCTCCGCCGACGGCATCCCCTACCTCGCACCGGAGGTGCAACTCTTCTACAAGGCCAAGGAGCCGCGGCCCAAGGACGAAGCAGACCTTAACGCAGCCCTTCCCACCCTCACTGACAACCAGCGACACTGGTTCGTCCACGCCATCACCCAGGCTTACGGACCGCATCCGTGGGCCGACCGGTTGCTGCGGTAA
- a CDS encoding Ku protein: protein MPIKVMPATEDHSISFRQIHTADGGRIRYRKICETEDRVLDPAEIGRAYEASKDQLVPISDQELDDLPLPTAKAIDVEAFVEAERLDPIRFGKPYFLQADGAVAAKPYVLLREALQRSDKVAVAKFAWHNRERLGALRVVGDAIVLQVLHWPDEIRSAEGLAPKPVDISDSEVDEALTLMEAIGGTGITQYKDQYREAMEAVISAKAAGVEPPEMEAPAGPKGKVVDLMSALQDSVRAAKKSRGENNADDEAKVREISGQRAAPKTAKKTTAKKTNAGGKKPAAKKSPRKRPAS, encoded by the coding sequence ATTCCGATCAAGGTCATGCCCGCGACCGAGGACCACTCGATCAGCTTCCGGCAGATCCACACCGCCGACGGCGGCCGCATCCGCTACCGCAAAATCTGCGAGACCGAAGACCGCGTACTCGACCCGGCCGAGATCGGGCGAGCCTACGAAGCCTCCAAAGATCAGCTCGTGCCCATCAGCGACCAGGAACTCGACGACCTGCCCCTGCCCACCGCCAAGGCCATCGACGTCGAAGCCTTCGTCGAGGCCGAACGACTGGACCCCATCCGCTTCGGCAAGCCCTACTTCCTCCAAGCCGACGGCGCCGTCGCCGCCAAGCCGTACGTGCTGCTCAGGGAAGCGCTCCAACGCAGCGACAAGGTCGCCGTCGCCAAATTCGCCTGGCACAACCGCGAGCGACTCGGCGCGCTCAGGGTCGTCGGCGACGCCATCGTCCTTCAGGTCCTCCACTGGCCGGATGAGATCCGCTCGGCCGAAGGACTCGCCCCCAAGCCCGTCGACATCTCCGACTCCGAGGTCGACGAAGCCCTGACCCTGATGGAGGCCATCGGCGGCACCGGCATCACCCAGTACAAAGACCAGTACCGCGAAGCGATGGAAGCCGTCATCTCGGCCAAGGCCGCAGGCGTCGAGCCGCCCGAGATGGAGGCACCAGCCGGGCCCAAGGGCAAGGTTGTCGATCTCATGTCCGCACTGCAGGACAGCGTGCGCGCCGCCAAGAAGAGCCGCGGCGAGAACAACGCCGACGACGAAGCCAAGGTACGCGAGATCAGCGGACAGCGGGCAGCGCCGAAAACCGCCAAGAAGACCACCGCGAAGAAGACGAACGCGGGCGGGAAGAAACCGGCTGCGAAGAAGTCTCCGAGGAAGCGCCCGGCGTCGTAA
- a CDS encoding tyrosine-type recombinase/integrase: protein MLETGDSGRDLVSFVLPETGELAETADPARPYALLDADGAVVIPVEAFFAELQACSRPATTVRSYGMDLLRWWRFLSSWGVAWDRATRVEARDFTRWMQIAPKPTRVHWRHRVPDGAARSRESRPLAGVPNPVTGRAGPGLLYSASTQAHSETVLRSFYAFHLEEGTGPILNPFPTARERRRRPVAASRSTRQSAGGRYRPSVPRRLPRRMPDGRFNELFAALRYNRDRALLAFWVSNGARASELLTSRQRDPLPGEQLLGVVRKGTGAFQQLPSSPDAFVWLRLYQEESWRAGVPRGAGMALWWTLRRPFRPLTYHAARAMLNRANALLGANWTLHDLRHTAAYRMARDPMLALTDVQWVLGHAHLTTTQIYVPAGRDEVVEAVRAHHERQAHQARMPAVPAAGYRTEALNDLFGRSR, encoded by the coding sequence ATGCTTGAGACCGGTGATTCGGGCCGGGATCTGGTGAGCTTCGTGCTGCCAGAAACTGGTGAGTTGGCGGAGACTGCCGACCCGGCACGTCCCTACGCGCTGCTCGACGCGGACGGTGCTGTGGTCATACCCGTGGAGGCATTCTTCGCGGAGCTTCAAGCGTGTTCGCGGCCGGCGACGACGGTCCGGTCCTACGGGATGGACCTTCTGCGGTGGTGGCGGTTCCTTTCCAGCTGGGGAGTGGCCTGGGACCGGGCGACACGGGTGGAAGCACGGGACTTCACCCGGTGGATGCAGATCGCGCCGAAGCCGACTCGCGTCCACTGGCGCCACCGCGTCCCCGATGGGGCCGCGCGGTCACGGGAGTCCCGGCCCTTGGCCGGGGTGCCGAATCCGGTGACCGGCCGCGCCGGGCCTGGCCTGTTGTACTCGGCATCGACGCAGGCGCACTCCGAGACCGTGCTGCGGTCGTTCTACGCCTTCCACCTGGAGGAAGGCACGGGCCCGATCCTCAACCCCTTCCCCACCGCACGGGAACGTCGCCGCCGACCGGTCGCCGCCAGCCGGTCGACGCGGCAGTCGGCTGGCGGTCGGTACCGGCCCTCGGTGCCGCGCCGCTTGCCGCGGCGGATGCCCGACGGCCGGTTCAACGAGTTGTTCGCCGCGCTGCGCTACAACCGGGACCGGGCCCTGCTGGCGTTCTGGGTCTCCAACGGGGCCCGGGCGAGCGAGCTGTTGACCAGCCGGCAGCGCGACCCGTTGCCTGGTGAGCAGCTGCTGGGGGTGGTCCGCAAGGGCACGGGGGCGTTCCAGCAGTTGCCGTCGTCGCCGGACGCGTTTGTGTGGCTGCGGCTGTATCAGGAGGAGTCGTGGCGGGCGGGGGTGCCCCGGGGCGCGGGAATGGCGTTGTGGTGGACGTTGCGGCGGCCGTTTCGTCCGCTGACCTACCACGCGGCGCGGGCGATGCTGAACCGGGCCAATGCGCTGCTCGGGGCGAACTGGACGCTGCATGATCTGCGGCACACGGCCGCGTACCGGATGGCCCGGGATCCGATGCTGGCCTTGACCGATGTGCAGTGGGTCCTGGGGCACGCGCATCTGACTACCACCCAGATCTACGTCCCTGCTGGCCGGGACGAGGTTGTCGAGGCGGTTCGTGCACATCATGAGCGGCAGGCCCATCAGGCCCGAATGCCGGCTGTCCCGGCCGCCGGGTACCGGACGGAGGCCCTCAATGACCTGTTCGGGAGAAGCCGATGA
- a CDS encoding aminoglycoside phosphotransferase family protein: protein MTDTEIEITADLVRDLLQEQHPDLAGLAIREVAGGWGNQMWRLGDELGVRMQRMDLTPELQLKERRWLPVLAPRLPLPVPTPVRFGEPSARFPKHWTVMTWVPGEPLDHGSISRGNHAADTLAGFLRALHVEAPAEAPIATDRGAHPRNCTDGFENFFQAVAPDDIAADVRSVWDDALAAHAWEGPPVWVHGDLHPANVVVSDGTLSGIVDFGDMFAGDPAWDLAAAWVLLPAGTASRFFDMYAHADEAAIRRARGLAAMKSLFLMLMGQNGDRGLPGGKPHWGPAGRAALDRVLKGV, encoded by the coding sequence ATGACCGACACCGAGATCGAGATCACCGCAGACCTGGTCCGCGACCTGCTGCAGGAGCAACATCCAGACCTTGCAGGGCTGGCCATCCGCGAGGTGGCGGGCGGCTGGGGCAACCAAATGTGGCGCCTCGGGGATGAGTTGGGCGTGCGCATGCAGCGCATGGACCTCACCCCGGAGCTCCAGCTCAAGGAGCGGCGGTGGCTACCCGTGCTGGCTCCGCGCCTGCCGCTCCCGGTGCCGACTCCGGTGCGGTTCGGCGAACCGTCCGCGCGCTTCCCCAAGCACTGGACCGTGATGACGTGGGTTCCCGGCGAGCCGCTGGACCACGGCTCGATCAGCCGCGGCAACCACGCGGCCGACACGCTGGCGGGTTTCCTCCGGGCGCTCCATGTGGAGGCGCCCGCCGAGGCGCCGATCGCTACGGACCGCGGTGCCCATCCCAGGAACTGCACGGACGGCTTCGAGAACTTCTTCCAGGCCGTTGCCCCCGACGACATCGCTGCCGACGTCCGGTCGGTTTGGGACGACGCCCTTGCGGCCCACGCGTGGGAGGGCCCGCCGGTGTGGGTGCACGGCGACCTCCATCCCGCGAACGTCGTCGTCTCGGACGGAACGCTCTCGGGCATCGTCGACTTCGGTGACATGTTCGCCGGCGATCCGGCGTGGGACCTCGCCGCCGCATGGGTGCTGCTGCCCGCAGGCACGGCCTCACGGTTCTTCGACATGTACGCGCATGCAGACGAGGCCGCGATCCGGCGCGCCCGCGGGCTGGCCGCTATGAAGAGCCTGTTCCTGATGCTCATGGGGCAGAACGGAGATCGGGGCCTTCCCGGCGGCAAGCCGCACTGGGGACCTGCAGGCCGGGCGGCACTTGATCGTGTTCTGAAGGGCGTTTGA
- a CDS encoding site-specific integrase has protein sequence MIALLDRPPFRAEKKYARWARRTGARAIMAWLAGFPGESWQERWEASPAAACPHRWAQEGHTWVSSAAQVKWPIVQTGLLVLAGADVIRLPLTWLFGHRTTHLRSVVEARDPEGYARLQESVDPKRWASVGGGRARLALARIMLAKGGGLADITAGDAIQYSIELRKSEIDNSGGTLFYSWLRNLGYLPSDAPATLRFLDRVTGQLTCEQLVDRHGVACAPIRRLLIDYLEERRPKLDYSTLDNLARALTRNFWSDLEHHHSGISSLDLPPGVARAWKERFRTRIQRRKRPDGTLEETVVERADRAPLLMAVRAFYLDIARWAAEEPARWGPWVAPCPIKEAETFDRKRVKRVKARMDQRTRERLPALETFAKAATDHYRHHAARLQALLAVPPGATFTLGDAVYTRTKNGATANARNPHGVLLRFDQAEHRAFWAWATVEFLRHTGARIEEMLETSHHALIQYRLPTTGEILPLLQIAPSKTDQERVLLVSPELADVLATIIRRVRDPRTGAIPLLAAYDYEERTWNPLAPLLFQWDRGGENCRMSGEFIRDALAEVLAFIGLTDSTGQPLDFTPHDFRRLFITDAIRSGLPPHIAQIIAGHTNINTTMGYHAIYPTETIEAHRAFIARRRATRPSDEYRTPTEEEWDAFLAHFEKRKVSIGTCARAFSSPCVHEHACVRCSLLRPDPAQRSRLEEIRDNLVARIAEAEREGWLGEVEGLRVSLAGAEDKLAQMDRRTPGGTAIDLGMPRMVPAQPIREEGTASLRESLDDQQ, from the coding sequence GTGATCGCACTCCTGGACCGGCCGCCGTTCCGGGCGGAGAAGAAGTACGCACGGTGGGCCCGCAGAACCGGAGCACGCGCGATCATGGCCTGGCTGGCCGGTTTCCCGGGCGAGAGCTGGCAGGAGCGATGGGAGGCATCTCCAGCAGCCGCGTGTCCTCACCGTTGGGCCCAGGAGGGCCACACCTGGGTGAGCTCAGCCGCCCAAGTGAAGTGGCCGATCGTGCAGACCGGGCTGTTGGTACTGGCCGGCGCGGATGTGATTCGGCTTCCGCTGACGTGGCTGTTCGGCCACCGGACTACCCACCTGCGCTCGGTTGTCGAGGCGCGTGATCCCGAGGGCTACGCGCGGTTGCAGGAGAGCGTCGATCCGAAGCGCTGGGCGTCTGTGGGAGGCGGCCGCGCCCGCCTGGCCCTGGCCCGCATCATGCTCGCCAAGGGCGGAGGCTTGGCGGACATCACTGCGGGTGACGCGATCCAGTACTCCATCGAGCTGCGGAAATCGGAGATCGACAACTCGGGTGGAACCCTCTTCTACTCGTGGCTTCGCAACCTGGGCTATCTGCCGTCCGACGCGCCGGCGACCCTGCGCTTCCTGGACCGGGTCACCGGGCAGCTCACCTGCGAGCAGCTCGTCGACCGCCACGGCGTGGCCTGCGCGCCGATCCGCCGGCTCCTGATCGATTACCTGGAGGAACGCCGGCCGAAGCTGGATTACAGCACTCTGGACAATCTGGCCCGCGCCCTGACCCGGAACTTCTGGTCGGACCTGGAACACCACCACTCTGGAATCAGCTCCCTCGACCTGCCGCCCGGGGTCGCCAGGGCCTGGAAGGAACGCTTCCGAACCCGGATCCAGCGGCGGAAGCGACCCGACGGCACCCTTGAGGAAACGGTGGTCGAGCGCGCCGACCGTGCCCCGCTGCTGATGGCCGTGCGGGCCTTCTACCTTGATATCGCACGCTGGGCCGCCGAGGAACCCGCCCGATGGGGGCCCTGGGTGGCGCCGTGCCCGATCAAGGAGGCAGAGACCTTCGACCGTAAACGCGTCAAGCGGGTCAAGGCCCGCATGGACCAGCGGACCCGCGAGCGCCTCCCGGCCCTGGAGACCTTCGCGAAGGCCGCGACCGACCACTATCGTCACCACGCAGCCCGGCTCCAAGCCCTCCTCGCCGTGCCGCCCGGCGCCACCTTCACGCTCGGCGATGCCGTCTACACCCGCACCAAGAACGGGGCCACCGCCAACGCCCGCAACCCTCACGGCGTCCTTCTCCGTTTCGACCAAGCCGAGCACCGTGCGTTCTGGGCGTGGGCCACGGTGGAGTTCCTCCGCCACACCGGCGCCCGCATCGAGGAGATGCTGGAGACCAGCCACCACGCCTTGATCCAGTACCGGCTGCCCACCACCGGCGAGATCCTCCCCCTGCTGCAGATCGCCCCGTCCAAAACCGACCAGGAACGCGTCCTGCTCGTCAGCCCCGAACTCGCCGACGTCCTGGCCACCATCATCCGCCGCGTCCGCGACCCCCGCACCGGCGCCATCCCGCTCCTGGCCGCCTACGACTACGAGGAACGCACCTGGAACCCGTTGGCACCCTTGCTCTTCCAGTGGGACCGCGGCGGCGAGAACTGCCGCATGAGCGGCGAGTTCATCCGCGACGCCCTAGCCGAGGTTCTCGCCTTCATCGGCCTGACCGACTCCACCGGCCAGCCACTGGACTTCACCCCCCACGACTTCCGCCGCCTGTTCATCACCGACGCCATCCGCTCCGGCCTGCCACCCCACATCGCCCAGATCATCGCCGGCCATACCAACATCAACACCACGATGGGCTACCACGCCATCTACCCCACCGAGACCATCGAGGCCCATCGCGCCTTCATCGCCCGCCGCAGGGCCACCCGACCCAGCGATGAGTATCGGACCCCCACCGAGGAGGAATGGGACGCCTTCCTCGCGCACTTCGAGAAGCGCAAGGTCTCCATCGGCACCTGCGCTCGTGCCTTTTCAAGCCCTTGTGTTCATGAACACGCTTGCGTTCGTTGCTCGCTCCTCCGGCCGGACCCGGCCCAGCGCAGCCGGTTGGAGGAGATCCGCGACAACCTCGTCGCCCGCATCGCCGAGGCCGAGCGCGAAGGCTGGCTCGGCGAGGTCGAAGGACTCCGGGTCAGCCTGGCTGGCGCCGAAGACAAGCTTGCTCAAATGGACCGACGAACTCCTGGCGGCACGGCGATCGACCTCGGCATGCCACGCATGGTCCCAGCTCAACCCATCCGGGAGGAGGGAACGGCTTCGCTGCGAGAATCACTGGATGACCAGCAATGA